One genomic region from Mycobacterium basiliense encodes:
- the gatC gene encoding Asp-tRNA(Asn)/Glu-tRNA(Gln) amidotransferase subunit GatC has product MSQISRDEVAHLARLARLALTESELDSFAGQLDAILTHVSQIQAVDVTGVEATDNPLKDVNVMRVDEIAACLTQEEALAAAPATAEGRFAVPQILGDSE; this is encoded by the coding sequence GTGTCCCAGATCTCCCGCGATGAGGTGGCCCATCTAGCCCGACTTGCCCGTCTAGCCTTGACCGAAAGCGAGCTGGACAGCTTTGCCGGCCAACTGGACGCCATCCTGACCCACGTCAGCCAGATCCAGGCCGTCGATGTCACCGGCGTCGAAGCCACCGATAATCCGCTCAAGGACGTCAACGTTATGCGCGTGGACGAGATCGCTGCGTGCCTGACACAGGAAGAAGCGCTGGCCGCGGCCCCGGCGACGGCCGAAGGCCGGTTCGCGGTCCCGCAGATCTTGGGGGACAGCGAGTGA
- the gatA gene encoding Asp-tRNA(Asn)/Glu-tRNA(Gln) amidotransferase subunit GatA → MNEIIRSDAATLAAKIAGRELSSVEVTQACLDQIAATDDRYSAFLHVAAHEALAAAAVVDEAVAAGERLPSALAGVPLALKDVFTTIDMPTTCGSKILEGWRSPYDATVTVRLRAAGIPILGKTNMDEFAMGSSTENSAFGPTRNPWNVERVPGGSGGGSAAALAAYQAPLAIGSDTGGSIRQPAALTATVGVKPTYGTVSRYGLVACASSLDQGGPCARTVLDTALLHQVIAGHDPRDSTSIAAAIPDVVGAAQAGAAGNLRGVRIGVVKQLRGEGYQSGVLASFQAAVEQLTTLGAEVSEVDCPHFDHALAAYYLILPSEVSSNLARFDAMRYGLRVGDDGTHSAEEVMALTRAAGFGPEVKRRIMIGAYALSAGYYDAYYNQAQKVRTLIARDLDEAYQSVDVLVSPATPTTAFPLGEKVDDPLAMYLFDLCTLPLNLAGHCGMSVPSGLSPDDGLPVGLQIMAPAMADDRLYRVGAAYETARGPLPSAL, encoded by the coding sequence GTGAACGAGATCATCCGATCCGACGCTGCCACGTTGGCCGCCAAGATCGCCGGCCGAGAGTTGTCGTCCGTCGAGGTCACCCAGGCGTGCCTGGACCAGATCGCGGCAACCGACGACAGGTACAGCGCCTTTCTGCATGTGGCGGCCCATGAGGCGCTGGCGGCGGCAGCCGTGGTCGACGAGGCGGTGGCCGCGGGTGAGCGGTTGCCATCCGCATTGGCCGGAGTGCCGCTGGCCCTCAAGGACGTCTTCACCACGATCGACATGCCCACCACCTGCGGATCCAAGATCCTGGAGGGCTGGCGATCGCCTTATGACGCCACCGTCACCGTGCGCTTGCGGGCGGCCGGGATCCCGATCTTGGGCAAGACCAATATGGACGAATTCGCGATGGGCTCGTCGACCGAAAACTCTGCCTTCGGCCCGACCCGCAACCCGTGGAACGTCGAACGGGTACCCGGAGGCTCCGGCGGCGGCAGCGCCGCGGCGCTGGCCGCATATCAGGCACCGCTGGCCATCGGATCCGATACGGGGGGCTCGATCCGCCAGCCGGCCGCGCTCACCGCAACCGTCGGAGTCAAACCCACCTACGGCACCGTGTCCCGCTATGGGCTGGTGGCGTGTGCATCCTCCCTGGATCAGGGTGGCCCCTGTGCGCGCACCGTCCTGGACACCGCGCTGCTGCACCAGGTGATCGCCGGCCACGACCCACGCGACTCCACGTCCATAGCCGCCGCGATACCAGATGTGGTCGGTGCGGCCCAGGCCGGTGCCGCCGGCAATCTGCGGGGGGTGCGGATCGGGGTGGTCAAGCAGCTCCGGGGTGAGGGCTACCAATCCGGCGTGCTGGCGTCGTTTCAGGCCGCCGTGGAACAACTGACCACGCTCGGTGCCGAAGTGAGCGAAGTCGACTGTCCGCACTTCGATCACGCGCTGGCCGCCTACTACCTCATCTTGCCGTCGGAGGTGTCGAGCAACCTGGCGCGCTTCGACGCGATGCGCTACGGGCTTCGGGTCGGCGATGACGGAACCCATAGTGCCGAAGAAGTGATGGCGCTGACGCGGGCAGCCGGTTTCGGTCCGGAGGTCAAGCGGCGCATCATGATCGGCGCGTACGCGTTATCGGCAGGCTATTACGACGCCTACTACAACCAGGCGCAGAAGGTGCGCACCCTGATCGCGCGCGATCTGGACGAGGCCTATCAATCGGTCGACGTGTTGGTCTCGCCGGCGACCCCGACCACCGCGTTCCCGCTTGGGGAAAAGGTCGACGATCCGCTGGCGATGTACTTGTTCGACCTGTGCACCTTGCCGCTCAACCTGGCCGGTCACTGCGGCATGTCGGTGCCATCGGGATTGTCTCCGGATGACGGGCTGCCGGTGGGGCTGCAGATCATGGCGCCCGCCATGGCCGACGACCGGCTCTACCGGGTGGGCGCTGCCTACGAGACCGCCCGCGGCCCGCTCCCGAGCGCACTCTAG
- a CDS encoding ATP-dependent 6-phosphofructokinase: protein MRIGVLTGGGDCPGLNAVIRAVVRTCDARYGSSVVGFQDGWRGLLENRRLQLRNDDRNDRLLAKGGTMLGTARVHPDKLRAGLPQIKQTLDDNGIDVLIPIGGEGTLTAAHWLSEENVPVVGVPKTIDNDIDCTDVTFGHDTALTVATEAIDRLHSTAESHQRVMLVEVMGRHAGWIALNSGLASGAHMTLIPEQPFDIEEVCRLVKQRFQRGDSHFICVVAEGAKPVSGSMQLREGGLDEFGHERFTGVAAQLGWEVEKRINKDVRVTVLGHVQRGGTPTAYDRVLATRFGVNAADAAHAGEYGQMVSLRGQDIGRVALADAVRQLKLVPQSRYDDAAAFFG from the coding sequence ATGCGGATTGGAGTTCTCACGGGAGGCGGCGACTGTCCAGGGCTGAATGCGGTAATCCGGGCGGTGGTGCGCACCTGCGACGCCCGGTACGGCTCATCGGTGGTCGGATTTCAAGACGGGTGGCGCGGGTTGCTGGAGAATCGGCGGCTGCAGCTACGCAACGACGACCGTAATGACCGGCTGCTGGCCAAGGGCGGAACGATGTTGGGAACCGCCCGTGTGCACCCCGATAAATTGCGGGCCGGGTTGCCGCAGATCAAACAGACGTTGGATGACAACGGCATTGACGTGCTCATACCGATCGGCGGCGAGGGCACGCTGACCGCCGCGCACTGGCTGTCGGAGGAGAACGTACCCGTGGTCGGGGTCCCCAAGACCATCGACAACGACATCGACTGCACCGACGTGACTTTCGGCCACGACACCGCGTTGACCGTGGCAACCGAGGCGATCGACCGGCTGCACAGCACCGCCGAGTCCCACCAGCGGGTGATGCTGGTGGAAGTGATGGGCAGGCATGCGGGCTGGATAGCGTTGAACTCCGGGCTGGCATCGGGCGCGCACATGACGCTGATCCCCGAGCAGCCCTTCGACATCGAAGAGGTATGCCGGCTCGTCAAACAGCGGTTCCAGCGTGGCGATTCGCACTTCATTTGCGTGGTGGCCGAAGGAGCCAAGCCCGTCTCGGGTTCGATGCAGTTGCGCGAGGGCGGACTTGATGAGTTCGGACACGAGCGTTTCACCGGTGTCGCCGCCCAACTCGGCTGGGAGGTGGAAAAGCGGATCAACAAGGACGTCCGAGTTACTGTGCTGGGCCATGTGCAGCGGGGTGGGACGCCCACGGCTTACGACCGGGTGCTGGCCACCCGGTTCGGGGTCAACGCCGCTGACGCCGCGCATGCCGGCGAGTACGGCCAGATGGTGTCGCTGCGCGGACAGGACATCGGCCGCGTTGCGCTGGCAGATGCCGTCCGTCAGCTCAAACTGGTGCCCCAAAGCCGCTACGACGACGCGGCCGCCTTCTTCGGCTGA
- a CDS encoding MMPL/RND family transporter: MSDQQSAPPRIPRTIRRLAVPILLLWIAMAAVTNALVPQLEEVGRTHNVAMNSPDAPSLQATKRIGQVFGEFDSDSAAMVVLEGDKPLEADAHRFYDTLIHQLERDTKHVEHIQDFWGDTLTAAGAQSADGKAAYVQVYLRGNLGSAQANESVEAVRNIVEHTQAPPGIKAYVTGPAPIIADQFEVGSNGTARVTSITVGVIALMLLFVYRSFFTMILVLVTVLIEMATARGIVAYLGNAGIIGLSTYATNLLTLLVIAAGTDYAIFVVGRYQEARGAGEERETAFYTMFRGTAHVVLGSGLTVAGAVACLSFTRLPYFHSLGVPAALGILVALLAALTLGPAVLTLGSAFGLFEPKRAMRTRGWRRIGTAIVRWPGPVLTVACGLALVGLLALPGYKTSYDTRPYMPASAPANVGYAAAERHFSRSRLEPELLMIETDRDLRNPADMLILDRVARAVFHVPGIAQVQSITRPLGTPLDHSSLAFQISAQSANQIENLTYQRDRANDLQTQARELSKTIDILQQQYALQQELAATTHSEAEGFHDTIATMKDLRDKIANFDDFFRPIRSYFYWEKHCYDIPVCFALRSIYDALDGIDQLTAKFEDLTATLDRLDALQPRLVGLIPPQIASQETNRDLIMANYATLSGIYAQTAAAIENATALGRAFDTAKNDDTFYLPPEVFNNPDFKRGLKLFLSPDGKAARMIITHEGDPATPEGISHIEPIKKAAHEAVKGTPMSDARFYLGGTAATYYDIQDGAKYDLMIVAIAALGLILLIMMILTRSLVAALVIVGTVALSLGASFGLSVLVWQYIFGIKLYWVVLALAVILLLAVGSDYNLLLVSRFREEIGAGLKTGIIRAMAGSGSVVTSAGLVFAVTMCAFVFSGFQVLGQIGTTIGLGLLFDTLIVRSFMTPSVATLLGRWFWWPQRVRPRPASQMLRPYGPRPAVRQLLLWEDDDPAVTSAN; the protein is encoded by the coding sequence ATGAGTGATCAGCAATCCGCGCCGCCTCGGATCCCGCGCACGATCCGCCGGCTTGCGGTGCCCATCCTGCTGTTGTGGATCGCGATGGCCGCGGTTACCAACGCGTTGGTACCGCAACTGGAGGAGGTCGGCAGAACCCACAATGTGGCGATGAATTCGCCCGATGCCCCGTCGTTGCAGGCGACCAAGCGTATCGGGCAGGTGTTCGGCGAATTTGACTCCGACAGCGCGGCCATGGTTGTGCTCGAAGGTGACAAGCCACTGGAAGCCGACGCCCACCGGTTCTACGACACCTTGATCCACCAGCTCGAGCGGGATACCAAGCACGTCGAGCACATTCAGGATTTCTGGGGTGACACGTTGACCGCCGCCGGAGCGCAGAGCGCCGACGGCAAGGCCGCCTATGTTCAGGTGTACCTGCGCGGCAACCTGGGTTCGGCGCAGGCCAACGAGTCCGTCGAGGCCGTCCGCAACATCGTCGAACATACGCAAGCCCCGCCGGGCATCAAGGCCTATGTCACCGGGCCCGCACCCATCATCGCCGATCAGTTCGAGGTGGGTAGCAACGGGACGGCCAGGGTCACCTCGATAACGGTCGGGGTGATCGCATTGATGCTGCTGTTCGTCTACCGCTCGTTTTTCACCATGATCTTGGTGCTCGTCACGGTTCTCATCGAGATGGCCACCGCTCGAGGAATCGTCGCGTATCTGGGCAATGCCGGGATCATCGGGCTGTCAACGTACGCAACGAATCTGCTCACGTTGCTGGTTATCGCCGCCGGAACTGACTACGCGATATTCGTCGTCGGCCGCTATCAAGAAGCGCGCGGTGCCGGCGAGGAACGAGAAACGGCCTTCTACACGATGTTTCGCGGAACCGCCCACGTCGTGCTGGGTTCGGGGCTGACGGTTGCCGGTGCGGTGGCATGTCTGAGCTTTACTCGATTGCCGTACTTCCACAGCCTGGGTGTGCCGGCAGCACTGGGCATTCTGGTGGCGTTGCTAGCCGCGCTCACCCTGGGTCCGGCGGTGCTGACCTTGGGCTCGGCGTTTGGGCTCTTCGAGCCCAAACGCGCGATGAGAACCCGCGGATGGCGGCGGATCGGAACCGCTATCGTCCGCTGGCCCGGACCGGTTCTCACGGTCGCGTGCGGGTTGGCCCTGGTGGGTTTGCTGGCTCTGCCGGGATACAAGACGAGTTATGACACCCGCCCCTACATGCCGGCAAGTGCGCCCGCCAATGTTGGGTATGCGGCCGCGGAGCGGCACTTCTCTCGGTCCCGGTTGGAGCCCGAGCTGCTGATGATCGAAACGGATCGCGACCTGCGCAACCCAGCCGACATGCTCATCCTGGACAGGGTGGCCAGAGCGGTCTTTCACGTGCCCGGCATCGCGCAGGTGCAGTCGATCACCAGGCCACTGGGCACCCCGCTCGACCACAGTTCGCTGGCTTTTCAGATCAGCGCGCAAAGCGCCAATCAGATCGAAAACCTGACCTACCAACGAGATCGCGCGAACGACTTGCAAACGCAGGCCCGCGAATTGTCGAAGACGATCGACATTCTGCAACAGCAATACGCTCTCCAACAGGAGCTGGCGGCCACCACCCACAGTGAGGCCGAGGGTTTTCACGACACGATCGCCACCATGAAAGATCTGCGCGACAAGATCGCCAATTTCGACGACTTCTTCCGGCCGATTCGCAGCTATTTCTATTGGGAAAAGCATTGTTACGACATACCGGTCTGCTTTGCGCTGCGATCGATCTACGACGCGCTCGACGGTATCGACCAGCTCACAGCGAAGTTCGAAGACCTCACCGCGACCCTGGACAGACTCGACGCCCTCCAACCCAGACTGGTCGGGTTGATCCCGCCCCAGATCGCCAGCCAAGAGACCAACCGGGACCTGATCATGGCGAACTACGCGACCCTGTCCGGCATCTATGCCCAGACCGCTGCGGCGATCGAGAACGCGACGGCGCTGGGACGCGCCTTCGACACCGCAAAAAACGACGACACCTTCTACCTGCCGCCCGAGGTGTTCAACAACCCCGATTTCAAACGCGGTCTGAAATTGTTCCTGTCGCCGGACGGCAAGGCGGCTCGTATGATCATCACCCACGAAGGGGATCCGGCGACCCCTGAGGGGATCTCACACATCGAGCCGATTAAAAAGGCCGCCCACGAAGCCGTCAAGGGCACCCCCATGAGCGACGCGCGGTTTTATCTCGGGGGCACCGCGGCAACCTACTACGACATCCAAGATGGCGCCAAGTACGACCTGATGATCGTCGCAATAGCCGCACTCGGCCTGATCTTGCTGATCATGATGATCCTCACGCGAAGCCTGGTTGCCGCACTTGTCATCGTGGGCACGGTAGCGCTGTCACTGGGCGCTTCGTTCGGGCTTTCGGTGCTGGTCTGGCAGTACATCTTTGGCATCAAGCTGTACTGGGTGGTGCTGGCGCTGGCCGTGATCCTACTTTTGGCGGTGGGGTCCGACTACAACCTGCTCTTGGTCTCCCGGTTCCGGGAGGAAATCGGCGCCGGACTCAAGACCGGCATCATTCGTGCCATGGCCGGCTCGGGCTCGGTCGTCACGTCGGCCGGCCTGGTGTTCGCCGTGACCATGTGCGCCTTCGTGTTCAGTGGTTTTCAGGTGCTTGGTCAGATAGGAACCACCATCGGACTGGGCCTGCTGTTCGACACGCTGATCGTGCGTTCATTCATGACACCGTCGGTGGCAACGCTTCTCGGTCGCTGGTTCTGGTGGCCCCAGCGGGTGCGCCCCCGTCCCGCCAGCCAAATGCTTCGTCCCTACGGGCCGCGGCCGGCCGTTCGTCAACTGTTGCTGTGGGAAGACGACGACCCGGCCGTGACCTCCGCGAACTAG
- a CDS encoding TetR/AcrR family transcriptional regulator, with translation MVCAMTQTADRPADASPWSPREAELLAVTLQLLQEHGYDRLTVDAVANTARASKATVYRRWRSKAELVLAAFIEGVRQVAVPPNTGTLRGDLVKLGEIICQQAHQQASTIRAVLVEVSRHPALGDAMQHQFVDQRRALIQHILQQAVDRGEIAEAAVTDELWDLLPGYLIFRSIIPNRPPTRRTVQLLVDDFLLPGLCRCNG, from the coding sequence ATGGTATGCGCTATGACCCAGACTGCCGACCGGCCCGCGGACGCATCGCCGTGGTCACCCCGCGAGGCCGAGTTGCTTGCGGTGACGCTGCAGCTGTTGCAGGAACACGGCTATGACCGGTTAACGGTGGACGCGGTGGCCAATACCGCCCGAGCCAGCAAGGCCACGGTGTACCGTCGCTGGCGTTCGAAAGCCGAATTGGTGCTGGCCGCATTCATCGAAGGGGTACGTCAGGTCGCGGTGCCACCGAATACCGGCACGCTGCGGGGTGATCTAGTCAAGCTTGGCGAAATCATCTGCCAGCAGGCACACCAACAGGCCTCCACCATCCGTGCGGTGCTCGTTGAGGTGTCGCGCCACCCGGCCCTCGGCGACGCCATGCAGCATCAGTTTGTCGATCAACGCAGGGCCTTGATTCAGCACATTCTGCAACAGGCCGTCGACCGCGGTGAGATCGCTGAGGCGGCCGTTACCGACGAACTCTGGGACCTGTTGCCCGGGTACCTGATCTTTCGCTCCATCATCCCCAACCGGCCGCCCACCCGTCGTACCGTGCAGCTTCTGGTCGACGACTTCCTCTTGCCGGGGTTGTGCCGATGCAACGGGTAG
- a CDS encoding ACT domain-containing protein → MPSYLLRIELVDRPGSLGSLAVALGSVGADILSLDVVERSNGYAIDDLVVELPPGAMPDTLITAAESLNGVRVDSVRPHTGLLEAHRELELLDHVAAARDNTSRLQVLANEAPRVLRVSWCTILRSSEGTLLRLAGSPGAPETRADSAPWLPIERAAPLDGGADWVPQAWRDMDTTMVAAPLGDPHTAVVLGRTGPEFRPSEVARLGYLAGIVATMLR, encoded by the coding sequence GTGCCTTCGTATCTGTTGCGCATCGAGCTGGTCGACCGACCCGGCAGCTTGGGTTCGCTGGCGGTCGCGCTCGGCTCGGTGGGCGCCGACATTCTGTCGCTCGACGTGGTCGAGCGCAGCAATGGATACGCCATTGACGATCTGGTGGTCGAGCTGCCCCCGGGAGCGATGCCGGACACCCTGATCACCGCCGCGGAGTCACTCAACGGCGTCCGAGTGGACAGCGTGCGTCCGCACACCGGGCTGCTGGAAGCACACCGCGAGCTCGAGCTGCTTGATCATGTCGCAGCGGCTCGCGATAACACGTCGCGGCTGCAGGTTCTGGCCAACGAGGCTCCCAGGGTGCTGCGCGTGAGCTGGTGCACCATATTGCGCAGCTCGGAAGGCACCTTGCTCCGTCTGGCCGGCAGCCCGGGCGCGCCGGAAACCCGCGCCGACTCCGCGCCCTGGCTACCGATCGAGCGCGCCGCCCCACTCGATGGCGGCGCCGACTGGGTGCCGCAAGCGTGGCGGGATATGGACACCACCATGGTGGCCGCGCCGCTGGGCGACCCGCACACGGCGGTGGTGCTGGGACGTACCGGCCCGGAATTCCGGCCCTCGGAGGTGGCCCGGCTGGGCTATCTGGCCGGGATCGTGGCGACCATGCTGCGCTAG
- a CDS encoding MmpS family transport accessory protein codes for MVVVAVAVVAIAGFAIYRLHGIFGSRNDASGADGISNEIVPFNPKHVVLEVFGAPGAVATINYLDVNAQPQKVVDAPLPWSFTITTTQPAVVGNVVAQGNGDTIGCRITVNGEVKDERTVNTPSAYTFCLDKSG; via the coding sequence ATGGTGGTAGTCGCGGTGGCTGTGGTCGCGATCGCGGGATTTGCGATCTATCGCCTGCACGGCATCTTCGGTTCGCGCAACGATGCTTCGGGCGCCGACGGCATTTCCAATGAGATCGTCCCGTTCAATCCCAAGCACGTGGTTCTGGAGGTCTTCGGCGCACCGGGTGCGGTGGCAACCATCAACTACCTCGATGTGAACGCCCAGCCGCAGAAAGTCGTCGACGCGCCGCTGCCCTGGTCGTTCACCATCACCACCACGCAACCGGCGGTCGTCGGCAATGTGGTGGCCCAGGGCAACGGCGACACCATCGGCTGCCGCATCACTGTCAACGGAGAAGTCAAGGACGAACGCACGGTGAACACGCCGTCGGCCTACACCTTCTGTCTGGACAAGTCCGGATGA
- a CDS encoding tautomerase family protein, producing MPFYQCFVPQGSLSADTRATLADAITEIHCTVTGAPRGFVHVVFVEYDPTAYFTGGRPNSCSVISGTIRAGRDRQTRARLLTELSQSWVAITGEDPRSLLIGLNEVDSTSVMEAGLIMPAPGEEAEWLQRNQQVLGKLLASQ from the coding sequence ATGCCGTTCTATCAATGCTTCGTCCCGCAAGGATCGCTCAGCGCTGACACCCGTGCCACGCTGGCCGATGCGATCACCGAAATCCATTGCACCGTCACGGGTGCGCCTCGCGGATTTGTTCACGTCGTGTTTGTCGAATACGACCCGACGGCCTACTTCACCGGGGGTAGACCCAACAGCTGTTCGGTCATCAGTGGGACCATTCGCGCCGGCAGAGATCGCCAGACGCGCGCTCGGCTGCTTACCGAGCTGTCGCAATCTTGGGTGGCGATCACCGGCGAGGACCCTCGCTCGCTGTTGATCGGCCTCAATGAGGTTGACTCCACGTCGGTGATGGAGGCCGGGTTGATCATGCCGGCCCCCGGTGAGGAGGCCGAGTGGCTGCAACGCAACCAGCAGGTGCTCGGCAAGCTGCTCGCCAGCCAGTAG
- the ligA gene encoding NAD-dependent DNA ligase LigA: protein MSSPEADPTPPDVLRQWQELAEKVREHQFRYYVRNAPTVTDAEFDKLLRNLEALEAQYPELRSPDSPTQLVGGAGFATDFQPVDHLERMLSLDNAFSADELGAWANRIHAEVGDAARYLCELKIDGVALSLVYREGRLSRASTRGDGRTGEDVTLNARTIEDVPERLHLSDEYPMPAVLEVRGEVFFRVADFQALNASLVEEGKAPFANPRNSAAGSLRQKDPAVTARRRLRMICHGLGHSEGFRPVSLHEAYLALRTWGLPVSVHTRLVDDMSAVQERIDFWGEHRHEVDHEIDGVVIKIDDVALQRRLGSTSRAPRWAIAYKYPPEEAQTKLLDIKVNVGRTGRITPFAFMTPVKVAGSTVSQATLHNAAEVKRKGVLIGDTVVIRKAGDVIPEVLGPVVDLRDRSEHEFVMPTTCPECGTPLAPEKEGDADIRCPNAQRCPAQLRERVFHVASRSALDIEVLGYEAAVALLQAGVIASEGDLFTLTEDDLLRTDLFRTKAGDLSANGKRLLANLDKAKTAPLWRVLVALSIRHVGPTAARALATEFGRLDAIAEASTEQLAAVEGVGPTIASAVSEWFTVDWHREIVDNWRAAGVRMADDRDESVPRNLAGLTVVVTGSLTGFSRDEAKEAIVARGGKAAGSVSKKTSYVVAGDSPGSKYDKAVELGVPILDEDGFAKLLTEGPPDTEQPA, encoded by the coding sequence GTGAGTTCACCCGAAGCTGACCCCACACCGCCTGATGTGTTGCGGCAGTGGCAGGAACTGGCCGAGAAGGTACGTGAACACCAATTCCGCTACTACGTGCGAAACGCGCCCACCGTCACCGACGCGGAATTCGACAAGCTGCTGCGCAATCTCGAAGCGCTCGAAGCGCAATATCCCGAGCTGCGCAGCCCGGACTCGCCCACGCAGTTGGTCGGCGGCGCCGGATTCGCGACAGACTTCCAGCCGGTTGACCATCTGGAGAGAATGCTCAGCCTCGACAACGCATTCAGCGCCGATGAACTCGGCGCCTGGGCCAACCGCATCCATGCCGAGGTCGGCGACGCGGCACGGTATTTGTGTGAGCTCAAGATCGATGGCGTGGCGTTGTCGTTGGTCTACCGGGAGGGCCGGCTGAGTCGTGCGTCGACGCGGGGAGATGGACGCACCGGCGAGGATGTGACCCTCAATGCCCGCACCATCGAGGACGTCCCCGAACGGCTACACCTCAGTGACGAGTACCCGATGCCCGCCGTGCTCGAAGTCCGCGGTGAGGTGTTTTTTCGGGTGGCCGATTTTCAGGCGCTCAACGCCAGCCTGGTGGAAGAGGGCAAGGCACCGTTTGCCAACCCGCGAAACAGCGCGGCGGGGTCGTTGCGCCAGAAAGACCCGGCGGTCACCGCCCGTCGGCGGCTGCGGATGATTTGCCATGGGCTGGGTCATAGCGAGGGTTTTCGCCCGGTCAGCTTGCACGAGGCCTACCTGGCGTTGCGAACCTGGGGCTTGCCGGTGTCCGTGCACACCAGGTTGGTCGACGACATGTCAGCCGTGCAGGAACGCATCGACTTTTGGGGCGAGCATCGCCATGAGGTGGACCACGAAATCGACGGCGTGGTTATCAAGATCGACGACGTCGCCCTACAGCGCAGGCTCGGCTCCACCTCGCGGGCACCGCGCTGGGCCATCGCGTACAAGTATCCGCCCGAGGAAGCGCAGACCAAGCTGCTCGACATCAAGGTGAACGTTGGGCGCACCGGACGGATTACCCCATTTGCATTCATGACCCCGGTCAAGGTGGCCGGGTCGACGGTGAGCCAGGCCACCCTGCACAACGCCGCTGAGGTCAAGCGCAAAGGTGTGCTGATCGGAGACACCGTGGTGATCCGCAAGGCCGGCGACGTAATCCCTGAGGTGTTGGGCCCCGTGGTCGACCTGCGCGATCGCTCCGAACACGAATTCGTCATGCCCACAACATGTCCCGAATGCGGCACCCCGTTGGCGCCGGAGAAGGAAGGCGACGCCGACATTCGTTGTCCCAACGCCCAGCGCTGTCCGGCCCAGTTGCGAGAGCGAGTGTTTCACGTTGCCAGCCGAAGTGCCCTGGACATCGAGGTGCTGGGATATGAAGCGGCGGTCGCGCTGCTGCAAGCCGGAGTGATCGCCAGCGAGGGCGACCTGTTCACGCTCACCGAAGACGACCTCTTGCGCACCGACCTGTTCCGCACCAAGGCCGGCGACCTGTCGGCCAACGGTAAACGGTTGCTGGCCAACCTCGACAAGGCAAAGACCGCGCCGCTGTGGCGCGTGCTGGTGGCGTTGTCCATCCGGCACGTCGGGCCGACCGCGGCCCGCGCGCTGGCCACCGAATTCGGCAGGCTGGACGCTATCGCCGAAGCGTCCACCGAGCAGCTCGCCGCCGTGGAGGGTGTGGGACCCACCATTGCCTCGGCGGTTTCGGAGTGGTTCACCGTCGACTGGCACCGCGAGATCGTGGACAACTGGCGGGCGGCTGGGGTGCGGATGGCCGACGACCGTGACGAGAGCGTGCCGCGCAACCTCGCCGGGTTGACCGTGGTGGTCACCGGCTCGTTGACCGGGTTTTCCCGGGACGAGGCCAAGGAGGCCATTGTCGCGCGTGGCGGCAAGGCCGCTGGTTCGGTCTCGAAGAAGACGTCCTACGTCGTCGCGGGCGACTCGCCGGGATCGAAGTACGACAAGGCCGTTGAGCTGGGGGTACCAATCCTCGATGAGGACGGGTTTGCAAAGCTGCTGACCGAAGGACCCCCTGACACCGAGCAGCCAGCGTGA